Proteins encoded together in one Xiphophorus maculatus strain JP 163 A chromosome 13, X_maculatus-5.0-male, whole genome shotgun sequence window:
- the LOC102230814 gene encoding tumor necrosis factor receptor superfamily member 6B-like isoform X1 yields MLSFASWRFFFSLQVFLNLSTELLILLSVRSWLVHGATSTLTYKVTDPITGNPLQCDRCPPGTFLRASCSSIKKSECAPCPQDSFTELWNYIGRCLRCGVCGRNQVVKKECTANSDCQCECKQGYFYHQDYDMCVRHSECPSGQGVLTKGTPERDTVCGICSVGTFSDISSTDQNCTQHKSCSDAGQQMVLKGAVWHDSVCANCRDPKDGAEYLKEIVPAFFIHHKIKIKRLRRMVNKLPSDDVRKQEGTLQLSFSELHSRISSWVSSATPVQIRQLPVILIKLRASHAGEKLQKKLNGIDKNLLKLCHIGNDREVDLNETLA; encoded by the exons ATGCTAAGTTTTGCTTCCTGgcgttttttcttctctctccagGTGTTTTTAAACCTCTCAACGGAGCTGCTCATCCTCCTCTCTGTGCGCTCCTGGCTGGTGCACGGCGCCACCTCCACGCTGACCTACAAAGTCACCGACCCGATCACCGGCAACCCTCTGCAGTGTGACCGCTGCCCGCCGGGAACATTTCTGCGCGCCAGCTGCTCCTCCATCAAAAAGAGTGAGTGCGCTCCGTGTCCACAGGACTCCTTCACGGAGCTCTGGAATTACATCGGGAGATGTTTACGCTGCGGAGTCTGCGGGCGGAACCAGGTGGTTAAGAAGGAGTGCACCGCAAACAGCGATTGTCAGTGCGAGTGTAAACAGGGTTACTTCTACCATCAGGACTACGACATGTGCGTCCGACACAGCGAGTGTCCCTCTGGGCAGGGAGTGCTCACCAAAG GTACACCAGAGAGAGACACAGTGTGCGGTATCTGCTCTGTTGGCACCTTCTCTGATATTTCCTCCACTGATCAAAACTGCACACAGCACAAGAGCTGCAGCGACGCAGGGCAGCAGATGGTGCTGAAAGGCGCCGTCTGGCATGACAGTGTGTGTGCAAACTGCAGAGACCCGAaag ACGGAGCTGAATATCTCAAAGAAATTGTCCCCGCCTTCTTCAttcatcacaaaataaaaatcaaacggCTGCGTCGAATGGTGAACAAGCTTCCATCTGACGACGTCAGAAAGCAGGAAGGAACTTTGCAGCTCAGCTTCTCAGAGCTTCACTCACGCATCAGCAGCTGGGTTTCATCTGCAACTCCAGTGCAGATCCGGCAGCTTCCAGTGATTCTGATTAAACTGAGAGCTTCTCACGCAggagaaaaactacaaaagaagCTGAATGGAATTGACAAAAATCTATTAAAGCTGTGCCATATAGGAAATGATAGGGAGGTAGATCTAAATGAAACTTTGGCTTAA
- the LOC102230814 gene encoding tumor necrosis factor receptor superfamily member 6B-like isoform X2 — MVFLNLSTELLILLSVRSWLVHGATSTLTYKVTDPITGNPLQCDRCPPGTFLRASCSSIKKSECAPCPQDSFTELWNYIGRCLRCGVCGRNQVVKKECTANSDCQCECKQGYFYHQDYDMCVRHSECPSGQGVLTKGTPERDTVCGICSVGTFSDISSTDQNCTQHKSCSDAGQQMVLKGAVWHDSVCANCRDPKDGAEYLKEIVPAFFIHHKIKIKRLRRMVNKLPSDDVRKQEGTLQLSFSELHSRISSWVSSATPVQIRQLPVILIKLRASHAGEKLQKKLNGIDKNLLKLCHIGNDREVDLNETLA, encoded by the exons ATG GTGTTTTTAAACCTCTCAACGGAGCTGCTCATCCTCCTCTCTGTGCGCTCCTGGCTGGTGCACGGCGCCACCTCCACGCTGACCTACAAAGTCACCGACCCGATCACCGGCAACCCTCTGCAGTGTGACCGCTGCCCGCCGGGAACATTTCTGCGCGCCAGCTGCTCCTCCATCAAAAAGAGTGAGTGCGCTCCGTGTCCACAGGACTCCTTCACGGAGCTCTGGAATTACATCGGGAGATGTTTACGCTGCGGAGTCTGCGGGCGGAACCAGGTGGTTAAGAAGGAGTGCACCGCAAACAGCGATTGTCAGTGCGAGTGTAAACAGGGTTACTTCTACCATCAGGACTACGACATGTGCGTCCGACACAGCGAGTGTCCCTCTGGGCAGGGAGTGCTCACCAAAG GTACACCAGAGAGAGACACAGTGTGCGGTATCTGCTCTGTTGGCACCTTCTCTGATATTTCCTCCACTGATCAAAACTGCACACAGCACAAGAGCTGCAGCGACGCAGGGCAGCAGATGGTGCTGAAAGGCGCCGTCTGGCATGACAGTGTGTGTGCAAACTGCAGAGACCCGAaag ACGGAGCTGAATATCTCAAAGAAATTGTCCCCGCCTTCTTCAttcatcacaaaataaaaatcaaacggCTGCGTCGAATGGTGAACAAGCTTCCATCTGACGACGTCAGAAAGCAGGAAGGAACTTTGCAGCTCAGCTTCTCAGAGCTTCACTCACGCATCAGCAGCTGGGTTTCATCTGCAACTCCAGTGCAGATCCGGCAGCTTCCAGTGATTCTGATTAAACTGAGAGCTTCTCACGCAggagaaaaactacaaaagaagCTGAATGGAATTGACAAAAATCTATTAAAGCTGTGCCATATAGGAAATGATAGGGAGGTAGATCTAAATGAAACTTTGGCTTAA